The Aedes albopictus strain Foshan chromosome 2, AalbF5, whole genome shotgun sequence region GCCCCGTCCGGAGACAGCGAAGGTGAATCCCGTAGTGAGCGAGCGATAATGCCACGGCGCAAGGGAAGCCGAAAATCGGTAGGAGCAGACCAGGACAAGGAGGAGGACGACGAAAATGAGGAAGAGGACGGCGAGGACGAGTTGCCTGCGGCCGGTGGTGAGCGATATTTCCACCCGGAGGAACTAAAGCAACTGATTCCGCTGTTCAAGGAGGGAAGTGGAGTGTCGGATTGGCTACAAACTATCGATCACTATCGTGTGCTGTATTCGTGGTCGTCGAAAACTACACTGTTGTATGCATCCTGTCGTCTTTCGGGAGCAGCATACCAGTGGTATCTCGGGGAGCGTCCGACTATTCCTGCCTGGAATGACTTCAAAGCGAAGATTTGTGTGGCTTTTCCGGAGCACGAAGACGAAGCCGATGTTCATCGAAGGCTGGCGAAGTGCGTGAAGGATGGAAGGGAGTCCTATGACAACTACGTGTTTAGGATGAATGCCATCGGGCAGAAGGGAAAGCTGAGCAACTCGGCGATCATCAAATACGTCATCAGCGGCCTGTCGTACGATCCGCTGTATGGATGCATCGCCACTCGGAAGTACGAAACCATCTACGAACTTCTCGAGCACATCCGATACTGCGAGTCAAATCAGGAGATGTGCAAACGGCGAACGTACCTCCCGAAGGCAAACGCAAGCAGGCCGAATGCAGGTGTTGGTGGCAGAAAGCAGCACGACGAGAACCGCCCAAACAACGACGGCGAGGGCCAACCGAAGCGGATTCCGAAGGATGAATGTTCCAACTGCCACGGTTCCGGCCATATTTCGATTAACTGCCCGCAGCCCCAACGTCGACCCCGGTGTCCGGTATGCAATAAGGTGGGCCACGGTGAGGAAACGTGTTTCAAGCGACGAGGTGAACCAACAGCAAGACCAAGCGGTGATGCAGCTGGACCAAAGCCGGCAACGAGTGGCAACAGCCCGGCGTACCCGATTGTAGCTGGAAGCAGCGACGATAGCCCCGGAGCTGGTAAGCTATTGAAAGTGAACGGCCAGTCGTTAGTACCAGTTGATCTAGTTGTGGGAGATCAGGTACAGACGATTGAAGCGCTTGCTGATTCTGGATGCCCGGTGAGTCTCGTTAAGAAATGTTGTTTCCCAaatgataacatgttttgtacAGAGAGCAATGAAGATTTAGTAGGAGCGAACAATTCGCAGATTGATATTGTAGGGTCGTACTCGACCAGAGCGAAAATTAAATCAGACGATTATGTAGCTAATTTGACAGTGGTCGCAGACAGTATGTTCCTAAGCTAACTGGCAACGCTGAAGGTTTCATACTTCAGCCCTGCGGGATCCACTCACACCAAccgacgcacagtgggaaaaaatgaacccgaaacacgactaaattcattttctcagctgggtaacgggttctgccaacgactgagaccattttcgcttggaaaaagtgtgctgaatcgattggtgggggtctcgttgaccggaggcctcaccctggccagctagagggccggaatcaatccgagttccttacggaaagcaaaatcattgtcatccaataatactttcgcacccgatatttattctggagccgcaaatcagaagtcaaccgcactccggataatatcagttgcatgttatggtccaattgtggttccggaacaatccgggacaacccggaacattagggtggggctaatttaaaaaaaaatctctgggataTGATATTGATATTTATTCTGAAGCCGCAAATCAAGAGTTAATCGCATTCTGGATAATATCGGTTGTCTATTTGGTTGCTGTGGTCCatttgtggttccggaacaaccCGGAACATCCGTGTAAGCGGGTATACAGAAGACTTACCCCAATTAACATTTACACTTGCATTTACATTACATTCACATCCAAATTGAAAGTATGAAAAGTGAATCTGCATAGATATATTTATAGTATTGAAGTAGTATAAGATCGCTCTGGCCGGTTAGAACTGGCCAGTGCTAATTCCGAGTTCTTCTGAATACATATACTTTGAATATCTGAGTTATGCCGCAACTTAATAAATAATACAAAATTCACAAACAAAACCATGCAGGTTGACCAAATTATATTTGTGACCACTTAGTCCGGCCCAATCCGGAATGCTCCCGGATTCCCTcagagatgcttccagaatttttcTATGGATCCTTGGATGCTTCCAGATTCCCTACAGGATGCTTCCATAATCCTTCTAGGATGCTTCCTGAATCCATCTGGGATACTTCAAAGTTGCTTCAAAGATGCTTCCACAATCCTTCTAagttgcttccagaatccttcaggaatacttccaagttccttcagagatgcttccagaatccttcggaTGTGCTTCCAGAATGCTTCTGGGATGCTCCCAAAATGTTTCTGGTTTGTTTCCAGaaaccttcaggaatacttccaagttccttcagaaatgcttcaagaatctttcagtgatgcttccagaatccttcgggtgtgcttccagaatgcttctaggatgcttccaaaatgcttctgggttgctttcagaattctttcaggtatgcttcctgaatccttctaggatgcttCCAAAATACTTCAGGGatgctttcaaaattctttctagAATGCATTCTGAATTCGTTTTGtgtgcttccagaatccttctaggatgcttataaattccttctgggatgatTCCAGAACCCTTATGGGATACTCCCGGTTTCCTtctaggatgcttccagaatctttcTTGTGTGCTTCTAGCTTTGGGAAGTGCTTTACATTTACGATTATTTATTTGTATTTTAACCGTAACTTTTTTATGTTGCTTTTCATATAAGTGGGCGAAAATGAAAGTATACACTATAACTTTACTGCGATCACAGTAAGCTGTCGCCATACCCATAGCATAAGTATATTTTATAGACAATCAGAATTTATCGCGCATTCAAGCAAAGCACACGTCATCATGATATATAACGGagatattgtaaaaatctatatTCATAATCGTCGTGAAGAAGATGtcttgaattttctgaagaagcATTTGAATATTACACTCAAGTTATTGAAACCCTTAGCAAAAAATTGGATTCGAAGCTTCAAGTACCATTTTTCGAAGCATGGATGCTGTAAGCGGTTTTTTGAGAAGGAATCAAAATGGATTGAAACGCCTTTCTCGGTAAGAAATTATTTCTAGTAAATGTATCAAATTCATATTACATTAGATTAAAATATTGATAAATAGTCAGGTACTACGGGATCAAAGTCGTTCCATCTTGCTCATCGTAAAAGTGTTCCTAACCCCGCTGAGCACAATAACGACGTGGAAGGTATTTCAATAGATAGCACACCTTTGACGCCTCTATCTACCGCAACCAAGTCTGGTCACCGCGGACGTAGGCGCCTGGTGTTTGAAAGCTTGTCTAAATCAACCAAAAATAAACAGAGTCAAAAGTTAGCACGAGAGAACCCGCTTGAAAAACTGTTGCAGTCATCTGAAAAAGTAGCGCGTAAGCTGAAGAATCCACATACAGCGAAAATGTTGAAATTATTGAGAACTGGTGGCGAGATCTGGGCGAAAAATGCATTGAATTCCATCGAACGCGCCGAAAAAAATCTAAAGCCGACTGCTGAATCATCGTTGATGTTAAAAACACGACTTGGACTAAGCAAATCAAAATACCAAGGTAAGGGCGTTTGTATGTAAGTATTAGGGCATAAAAGTTTCTAGAAACAATCCCTATTTCTGAAGCATTATTTCAGTCATGGTCTCTATGGAAGAGGATTATATTTATAATATTAGCATCACACAAACAACCACTAGCAACAATTAAATATAAGGATACCTCATTATTTTACCTTGAGTGTATAAAACtcataaaaaaatttaaataacattccaaactttacaaaaaaaaaaccattgtgcATTGTACACTTTCATATTTGTTGTAATAGACTATCTCCGTCAGATCCAATctccatttttatattttcaaaagttaatatataatataaaataattaaaattggtgCACTATAATGTTCATAAATAGGGACCAATATAGCCGAAGCAGTAAACGCGCAGTTTTTCAGCAAGACTATGCTGATGGTTCTTGGTTCGCTTGCCGGTTGCTCCTCgaccttttcgtaatggaaattttcttgactgccTTGGGCTtacagtatcttcgtacctgccacataTTATACGATCGCAATATGGTTGTTGGCATAGAAAGTTCTCAATCaattactgtggaagtgttcatagaacactaagctgcgaAGCTGGTTCTCTCCTATTGAGGACGGTACACCGAGGAGAAGAATAAGAATGATTACAAAAGTGTTGAATGCATGATTGTTTTTTTAAGATAATGTAAAAATATAAACATTCGTCTTATGATATTGAATTTACTTTCTATTTAAGGTATTCGGAAATTCATAAAGCAAGAATTCGGCTTGAAGCTTCTCGTCCCGTGGGCTGTTATGATCGAATACAGAAAATCAATAATACCGTCCTTTTTAACTCCAAACTGGGAAAAAGGATACCTTTCGTGTACCGTTTCCGTTCGGGATTTGATTGAAAATGATGCTAGACGAATTACTGAACTAGCAGACACAAGATCAAAACTGGATGCTATTTCAAATTCGTACGACGCACCAATAGTCATTGACTGTTTGATGAGGGTAGCGGGAGGTCCTGATTCAGCAACAGGTTTCTCCCAGTATAACCAGGAAAACATTCTTGGTAGTGATGAGAGCCTCCTGTCAGAAAATTATATGTGTCTGGAGCTGACAACAATGTCTGGGGACGAAATCTACCGGAATCCAAACCCGCAGTCGGACTTGTTTTGTCGCCCACGATCATTAAGCTGGACGAAAGAGACGGATGCCATCACACTGGAAATGTATAACAACTTTTTCGATGAAATCAACGACATCAAAGACGATCCCGTCATAGTCAACGTAGATAATATTCGTCTTCGAATAACAGTAGAAGCAATTTATTCATTAATCGATGGAAAAGCTGCCAATGCTATTGTGGGCAACAAAAATACACATGCTTGTCCGGTATGCATTGCAGGAGTAGATAGTGTAATAGGACCGTCATATTTTCACTCTCGCTTAAA contains the following coding sequences:
- the LOC115269912 gene encoding uncharacterized protein LOC115269912, which codes for MIEYRKSIIPSFLTPNWEKGYLSCTVSVRDLIENDARRITELADTRSKLDAISNSYDAPIVIDCLMRVAGGPDSATGFSQYNQENILGSDESLLSENYMCLELTTMSGDEIYRNPNPQSDLFCRPRSLSWTKETDAITLEMYNNFFDEINDIKDDPVIVNVDNIRLRITVEAIYSLIDGKAANAIVGNKNTHACPVCIAGVDSVIGPSYFHSRLNSAEWLIRNAAKKNIPNNPALTNPEVRAEHRKISNNLEDQFKAHVNRPKPGGSGSSNNGNLARLMLSDPTAFSNILGINVKLVENLRLISNLALSSRRLDPEKVQQLYEELEKNIIAEFTFVKKLPPCLHKYKHLPEYITKLVSGMISYNKQN